From Helicoverpa armigera isolate CAAS_96S chromosome 17, ASM3070526v1, whole genome shotgun sequence, one genomic window encodes:
- the LOC110373803 gene encoding tyrosine--tRNA ligase, cytoplasmic, translating to MATWEEKKTLITRNLQEVLGDEKLTEIVKQRDLKIYWGTATTGRPHVAYFVPMSKIADFLMAGCEVTILFADLHAYLDNMKAPWELLNLRTQYYEAAIKAMLQSIGVPLEKLKFVKGTDYQLSKEYTLDVYRMSSVITEHDAKKAGAEVVKQVDHPLLSGLLYPGLQALDEEYLKVDAQFGGVDQRKIFTMAEKYLPQLGYAKRVHLMNPMVPGLTGGKMSASEEDSKIDLLDNPANVKKKLKKAFCEPGNITDNGVLSFTKYVVFPLMKSGETFKITRAPEHGGNVEYTNFEDLESAYAKQEIHPGDLKASVELAINKLLGPVQEVFKQPKLQELAKKAYPPPTKGKGNTPAADEITPAKLDIRVGRIVEVSRHPDADALYVEKIDLGEAEPRTVVSGLVNFVPIEEMQNRDVVVLCNLKPAKMRGVESKGMVLCASVDEPKQVEPLFAPEGSKPGDRVVIEGYETGEPDEVLNPKKKVWEKLAVDLKTNDSLQAVWQDNKLISKVNGNPVLTKSMKNAPIK from the coding sequence ATGGCTACTTGGGAGGAGAAGAAAACTCTTATTACTCGCAATTTGCAAGAAGTTTTGGGTGATGAAAAGCTTACAGAAATTGTGAAGCAAAGAGACCTTAAAATCTATTGGGGCACAGCAACAACTGGTAGGCCCCATGTTGCTTATTTTGTGCCCATGTCAAAGATAGCCGACTTTCTAATGGCTGGCTGCGAGGTGACAATATTGTTTGCTGACTTACATGCCTATTTAGACAATATGAAAGCCCCTTGGGAACTTCTAAACCTCCGCACTCAATATTATGAAGCTGCCATCAAAGCTATGCTTCAATCTATTGGTGTACCGTTAGAGAAATTAAAGTTTGTTAAGGGTACTGATTACCAGCTTAGTAAAGAGTACACACTTGATGTGTACCGCATGTCATCTGTCATTACTGAGCATGATGCTAAAAAGGCAGGAGCCGAAGTTGTGAAGCAAGTTGATCATCCATTACTAAGTGGTCTTTTGTATCCTGGATTGCAAGCCTTGGATGAGGAGTATTTGAAAGTAGATGCCCAGTTTGGTGGAGTGGATCAAAGAAAAATCTTTACAATGGCTGAAAAATACTTACCACAGTTAGGGTATGCTAAGAGAGTTCATTTAATGAATCCTATGGTACCTGGTCTTACTGGTGGAAAAATGTCAGCATCAGAAGAAGATAGCAAGATTGATCTTTTAGACAACCCTGCTAATGTAAAGAAGAAGctaaaaaaagctttttgtgAACCTGGAAATATTACTGACAATGGTGTTCTATCCTTTACAAAGTATGTTGTATTTCCATTGATGAAAAGTGGTGAAACATTCAAGATTACTAGAGCTCCTGAACATGGGGGTAATGTAGAATATACAAATTTTGAAGATCTTGAAAGTGCTTATGCTAAGCAGGAAATTCATCCTGGAGATTTAAAAGCTAGTGTTGAGTTAGCTATAAACAAGCTTTTAGGGCCTGTTCAAGAAGTATTCAAACAGCCCAAGCTACAAGAGTTGGCCAAAAAGGCTTACCCACCTCCAACTAAAGGTAAAGGAAATACTCCTGCCGCTGATGAAATAACACCAGCCAAACTTGATATTAGAGTTGGGCGTATAGTAGAAGTTTCTAGGCATCCAGACGCTGATGCTCTCTATGTTGAAAAGATTGATTTAGGTGAGGCAGAACCAAGAACTGTAGTTTCTGGTTTGGTTAATTTTGTGCCTATAGAAGAAATGCAAAATCGAGATGTAGTGGTCCTATGTAATTTGAAACCAGCTAAAATGCGTGGTGTAGAATCTAAGGGTATGGTGCTCTGTGCTTCTGTTGACGAGCCTAAACAAGTAGAGCCACTATTTGCCCCAGAAGGCAGTAAACCAGGTGATAGAGTGGTAATAGAGGGTTATGAAACAGGGGAACCTGATGAGGTTTTGAATCCTAAGAAAAAAGTTTGGGAAAAATTGGCAGTTGACCTAAAAACTAATGACAGCCTTCAAGCAGTTTGGCAAGATAATAAATTGATTAGTAAAGTTAATGGCAATCCTGTTTTAACTAAATCTATGAAGAATGCACCTATCAAATAG